ACGCAGGGCCTCGGCGCGGGGTCCCAGCCTGATGTCGGCGCGGCGGCGGCGCAGGAAGTCATCGACGAGCTTCGCGACCATCTGACTGGCGCCAACATGGTGTTCGTCACCGCCGGCATGGGCGGTGGCACCGGCACTGGCGCAGCGCCCGTCATCGCCAAGACCGCGCGCGAAATGGGCATCCTCACCGTCGGCGTCGTGACCAAGCCGTTCCACTTCGAGGGCATGCGCCGCATGCGCACCGCCGAGTCCGGCATCGCCGAACTGCACAAGGTGGTCGATACGCTCTTGATCATCCCGAACCAGAACCTGTTCCGGGTCGCCAACGAAAAGACCACCTTCGCCGACGCCTTCGCGATGGCCGACCAGGTGCTCTATTCGGGCGTCGCATGCATCACCGACCTGATGGTCAAGGAAGGCCTGATCAACCTCGACTTCGCCGACGTGAGGGCGGTGATGAGGGAGATGGGCAAGGCGATGATGGGCACCGGCGAGGCGACCGGCGACAAGCGGGCGCTGACCGCCGCCGAAGCTGCGATCGCCAATCCGCTGATCGACGACTCTTCGATGAAGGGCGCCCGCGGCCTGTTGATCTCGATCACCGGCGGCAAGGACCTCACCCTGTTCGAAGTCGACGAGGCCGCCACCCGGATTCGCGAGGAAGTGGACCAGGACGCCAACATCATCGTCGGCGCCACCTTCGACGAAACGCTCGACGGCATCATCCGCGTTTCCGTCGTCGCCACGGGCATCGAGCAGGCGCAGATCGCGCGCAATGCCGCCACCGCCCCGGCGGTCACGACCACTGCCACCGCCACCGGCACGTCTTCGCCCGACAACCGTCTGGCCGAACTGACCGCCCGTCTTCGCGCCGACAATGCGCGCCTGGCCGAACGCGCCCAGAAGCTCGAGCCGGCGGCCGCGGCGCAGGCCGTTGCTCCGGCCCCCGCGCACCCCCCGGCGCAACGTTCGTCCAGCAATGTCGAGCGTGCAGCGCTCGCTGCGATCGCAGCGGCCGTTGAGACGCCGCAACAGGCTCCGATCCAGCCGGCCTCCTATGGTGACGTCACGGTCCGCCCGATCGCGCAGAAGCCGACCCTGTTCCCGGACCATAACGGGGCCGCCCGCGTCGAGCCCGAGCCTGCGACACCCGAAACCTTCATCCCGCAGGCGGCCGAACGGGCGCCGGCCCGCTCGCCGCGGATGCCGAAGTTCGAGGATCTCCCGATGCCGGCTCAGGCCGAAATTCGGCAGGCCCGCGGGGAGCCTGAGGAAGAGCACCCGCAGAAGTCCAAGCTCTCACTGTTGCAGCGGCTCGCCAATGTCGGCCTCGGCCGCCGCGACGAAGAGTCCGAGCCGCCGATCGCGGCCCGCGCCTCCGGGCCTGCGATGGCGCCGCTGCCGCCGGTGCCCGATCGCAAGCCGCAGCGTACCGCGAATCAGGATCCGGTATCAGAGTACGCAAAACGCCCGGCCCCGCAAGGTTTGGACGTCCATGGCCGGCCGGCACCTGTTGCCCCGGCGCCACAGGGCGACGACCATCTTGATATCCCGGCCTTC
This portion of the Bradyrhizobium sp. AZCC 2262 genome encodes:
- the ftsZ gene encoding cell division protein FtsZ gives rise to the protein MALNLTPPDISELKPRITVFGVGGAGGNAVNNMITAGLQGVDFVVANTDAQALTMSKAQRIVQMGTQVTQGLGAGSQPDVGAAAAQEVIDELRDHLTGANMVFVTAGMGGGTGTGAAPVIAKTAREMGILTVGVVTKPFHFEGMRRMRTAESGIAELHKVVDTLLIIPNQNLFRVANEKTTFADAFAMADQVLYSGVACITDLMVKEGLINLDFADVRAVMREMGKAMMGTGEATGDKRALTAAEAAIANPLIDDSSMKGARGLLISITGGKDLTLFEVDEAATRIREEVDQDANIIVGATFDETLDGIIRVSVVATGIEQAQIARNAATAPAVTTTATATGTSSPDNRLAELTARLRADNARLAERAQKLEPAAAAQAVAPAPAHPPAQRSSSNVERAALAAIAAAVETPQQAPIQPASYGDVTVRPIAQKPTLFPDHNGAARVEPEPATPETFIPQAAERAPARSPRMPKFEDLPMPAQAEIRQARGEPEEEHPQKSKLSLLQRLANVGLGRRDEESEPPIAARASGPAMAPLPPVPDRKPQRTANQDPVSEYAKRPAPQGLDVHGRPAPVAPAPQGDDHLDIPAFLRRQAN